From the Paenibacillus sp. MMS20-IR301 genome, the window AGGAGGACGGAATCTCGTCTATGCCTGTGAGCAGGAAGGGGCGGATGTTACAATTCTCCGGATTACGTTCCTGCCTGACAGGAGCCGGGAAGACTGCCTGGCTGAAACGGAATATGTGCGCTATCTGTTTGAACACGGTGCCAGCGTCTCTAATGTCATCAGCTCCCGGCAGGGGAAGCTGGTGGAGGAGATCACGCATCATAATCACAAGTTCTATATCTGCCTGTTTGACAAGGCCAAGGGCCATCTGCTGGCGGACAATCACTATCAATACCGGGAGGGCGTGCCGCTTTCCGAGTATTTTTATAACTGCGGTAAAGTACTGGGGAAGATGCACCAATTGTCAAAAGAATACACTCCGGTTCATCCACGGTACAGTTTTTTTGATAAATACAATCCTGGTTATATCGATCAGCTGATCCCCGGCTCATTATCTCTGCTGAAGGAGAAGCTGGCAGAGCTCCTCAGAGCCTTGGAAGGGTTCGGCAGGAATCAGGAGTCTTTTGGTATGAACCATTTTGATTTCAATGACGGAAATTACTTTATAGATTTCGGGACCGGGCAAATAACCGTGTATGATTTCGATAATTCTTGTTACTGCCCGTATATGTTTGACCTGGCCAGTGTCTGGGGAAACGGAATGGGCTGGGTACAGCATGAACCGGACGCCGGTAAACGCAAGAAGTTTATGGAGGAGTATTTTGCAACAGTCCTTACGGGCTACAGGTCCGAGACCCTGCTCGATCCATCGCTGCTAGATGCATTACCGTTGTTTATTCAAGCAAACTTCCTGGAGAATATTATAGATGCGTTCGAGGTCATGCGGAACAACGGCGAAGTGCCGGAGTGTGATGAGGAGTTGGCGTATCGTATAAAATGCCTGGTGGACGATATCCCGTATTTCGGATTTTTCCATGAGATTTACTCGTCTGAGGCCCCTTTCGAACTTTAAACCTGTATTATGTGCAGTTAAAAGGAACGAACAGGTGTTGCCCGATCGGATAGCTGCACTCTGTACAACTAAATTCGCTTGAATCCGTTAAAACAAGCTACCTATGGCAGTTTAGTTGCACGAAATACAGTTAAACCGATAATGGGCAGACAATCTGATTATTTAGTTGTACGAAGTGCACTTAACATATCGTTTTGGGATAAAGCAGACCTGCTGCAAGCGAACTATAGCGATTGGGTCCGAAAGGCAGTCACCATACTTGAAGCTGATTGGCTGCTTTTGTTATGCTAAAGGACAGGATTGCGGGAGATACTGCCAAAGTATAATTATACAGGTGAGGGTGGTTCGTTTGGAGCAAGGAATGATAGTGTTGCTGAATGGAACTTCAAGCTCAGGCAAGACCAGTATTTCTAATGAGCTGATCAATCAAAAGGAGATTCTGTTTCATCATCTGTCGGTGGATGATTTTGTTAAGGGATTTTTTAATCACACATTTACTGATATTGAACCGGCGAGGGAATTAGGGCAGGAAGCGATTGCACAAATCATGTTCGGCCCGTTGATCACAACCTACTATTCAACCGTCAAGCTCTTCTCAGAAATGGGGTTGAATGTAATTGTAGATACCGTAATCGACAACGACAAGTGGTTCAATCAGTGTCTGGAGCTGTTTGCCGATCAGCCTGTATTATTCGTAGGCGTCATATGCTCGAAAGAAGAACTTATACGAAGAGAGCAATTAAGAGGGGACCGGAATATCGGTCTCGCAGCTGCACAGTTCAGCACCGTATATAGCATGGATGAATATGACCTCAAAGTACATACGGAAGAGATGAGTCCAAGCGAATGCGCCGGAATGATATTAGATTTTATCAGATCGGGTAAGGAATACACGGTATTTAAGCAATTGCATAAAAGAGATGTGAGTGTCTCTTAAGCAGAGTAAGAGCCAGCGGACTATGTCTGCGGGCTTTTTTTATTGAAAATTAATGCCGCACATAATAATCCCAATCTGTACGCTAATCCTCCCGATTCGGGTGTCGGTGCCGCGGGATTTATGTCATAGTTAATTGATAATGATTATCAATTAATGGCAGGGAGAGATTGGAACATGACCAAAGCAAAATATACAAGGCTTAATACCAAAGATTACATAATGATCCGTATCTGTGTCAGCGGTGCAGCCTCCGGGCTGCCGGACAAGCATGCTGGTAAAGCAGGTGTTATCCGATGAAGGCACGCTCCGAAGCGCTCGGGCTTCTGAAGATTGTATCCGGCAAAAAGGGGCTGCTGGCCACAGCAAGTATTTTCTCGACGTTGTCCAGTCTGCTGCAGATCGTCCCTTTTATCGCGGTATACCGGATTATTGAGGAGCTGCTGCTCCATGCCCGGGATATCAGCGGAGTGGATAAGGACCTCATTGTCCAGTGCGGCATCATTGCGCTGCTGTCGCTGCTAGGGTCATTAATCACCCTGTATATCGGGGGAATGTGCTCGCATATTGCCGCATTTAACATTCTCTATGAGCTGCGTGTGCAGCTGTCCGATCATGTGGCGAAGGTGCCGATGGGCTATCATACCCGGACCGCTACCGGTGAGCTGAAGAAGATCATCGAGACCAGTGTCGAGAAAATAGAGAAGTTTATCGCCCACCAGCTGCCCGATCTCGTAGTGGCGGTGGTTGTGCCGCTGCTGCTGCTGGGTTATTTATTCTGGCTGGACTGGGTGATGGCCCTGGTATTGCTGCTGCCGATCGGTGCAGGCTTCTGGCTGCAGGCCAGAGTATTCGGAAGCGAAGGCGGACAGAAGGCTTACCGGGAATTCCAGTATGCAATAGAAGAAATGAATGCAACAGGGGTGGAGTATGTACGGGGAATGCCTGCTGTGAAGGTGTTCGGCATTGCCGCGGATTCCTTCCTGACCTTCCGGGATGCGGTGACCCGCTACCGTGATATTTCCTTGAAAATTACGAATTTATGCAAAACCTCTTACAGCCTGTTCTTTGTCATTATCGGCTCGTTGTTCGTGTTCGCGGTACCGGCCGGTATCCTGCTTGCGAGCGGAGAAGCCGGCAATCAGTCGTTTGCCGTAACGATGATCTTGTTCCTGCTGATCAGTCCCAGCCTGTCTGCCCCGCTGCTGAAGCTGCTCTATCTGGGCGGGGGGATGCGGGAAATTGTGGAAGGCAACAAACGGATTGCTGCGGTATTCGCCGAACAGCCGGTATGCGAGCCGGAAGCGCCGAAGGTTCCCGCCGGCCATGATATTGTCTTCGACAATGTGTCCTTCGCCTACGAGCCTGAAGACAGTACGAACTACAAGCCGATCCTCTCAGGGATCAGCTTCACGGCCAGAGCCGGTGAGATGACTGCCCTGGTCGGACCTTCGGGCGGAGGCAAGTCCACCATCGCCAGTCTGCTGCTGCGCTTCTGGGATGTGCAGCAGGGTGTTATCAAGATTGGCGGTGTGCCTGTTCAGGAGATGGGTACGGAGAAGCTGATGGACACCGTCTCGTTTGTATTCCAGGATGTGCATCTGTTCTACGATACGATCGAGGAGAATATCCGCATGGGCAATACAAGCGCTACGAAGGAAGAGGTAATCGCCGCAGCCAAGACCGCCTGCTGCCATGAATTTATCGAGCGCCTGGAATCAGGCTATGAGACGAGAATCGGTGAAGGCGGCACCTATCTGTCGGGCGGTGAAGCCCAGCGGGTAGCGATCGCCCGTGCGCTGCTCAAGAATGCTCCGATTCTGGTACTGGATGAAGCCACCGCGTATGCCGATGCCGAGAATGAACGGAAGATCCAGCAGGGGCTGGCTGAGCTGGTCAAGGGCAAAACCGTGCTGATTATCGCCCACCGCCTCTCTACCATTCAAGGTGCTGAACAGATTCTGGTAGTGAAGCAAGGCCAAATTACGGAACGGGGAACCCATGAGGAGCTGCGGGCCAAGCAGGGCCTGTACGAAGTGATGTGGCAGTCGCATATCACGGCTGCAAGCTGGAGACTGGGGGAGGGAAGACAAGGATGAACAATTATTTCTATAATATCTCGGGAGGAAGTCCGCGCAGTCTGCTGCCTTCCGCACTGGCTGCGATTCTGGACGGGATCGCCAAGGTTGTTCCTGCTGCGCTGCTGGTGGATATTTTCAATACAATCTACCGTTCGTTCGCTGAACCGGAAGCGGGGCTGAATCTGGGCCGGATGTGGACGGTATGCATTATCCTGCTGGCCTGGCTGGTTGTAGAATATGCAGCCTATTCTTATCTGTACGACAAAACCTACAAAGCTGCTTACGGTCTGGCTGCTTCCGGACGGCTGAGCCTGGCCGAGCATGTCCGCCATCTGTCGCTGGGCTTCTTCGGCCGCCGCGATCCGGGAGATATCACTAATCTCCTGTTAAGCGATTACGGTCAGGTTGAACAGACCATCTCGCATAATGTACCGCAGCTGATCAGTGCGGTCGTGCTCCCTGTACTTGCCCTGGGCGGTCTGCTCCTGGTGGACTGGCGGATGGCGCTGGCCATGTTCGCCGCGATGCCGCTGGGTGTTCTGCTGCTCTGGCTGACGGATTCGCTGCAGGCGCGGCTCAGCGAGCGCCATGTGCGGGCCAAGAATGAAGCTGCAAGCCGTCTGCAGGAATATTTGTCAGGCATCCGTGAGATCAAGGCCCATAATATGGGCGGCAAGCGTTTTGAACGGCTGCGCCTGTCCTTTGATGAGCTGAAGCGGGCTTCGATCTCGCTTGAGGGGATTATGGGCCCGATGATCATGGGGGCCATGCTGCTTGCCCGTTCAGGCCTGACGCTGATGATTATTACCGGCAGTTATACACTGGCCGGAGGCAACCTGACGCTGCCGGTCTTCCTGCTCTTCCTGCTGGTCGGCACCAAGATCTTCGAGCCGCTTTCGGTAGTGCTGATGAATTACGGAGAGATGCGTTATTCCGCGTACAGTGCCAAGCGCATTATGGATGTCCGGCAGGAGCAGCCGCTGCCGGGAGAGGGAACAGTACCATGCGGAGCGCCGATTGTATTCGATCATGTGACCTTCGGGTACGATGCGGAGAAGCCGGTGCTGAAGAATCTTTCTTTTACCATTCAGCCTAAGACAATTACAGCGCTGGTAGGACCGTCAGGCAGCGGTAAAAGCACGGTGACCCGGCTGATTGCGAGATTCTGGGAAATCCAGGGCGGAACGATCTATATCGGGGAGCAGCCGCTGCATAGCGCCGATCCTGAACAGCTGTTGTCAGAGATATCGATGGTCTTCCAGGATGTGTACCTGTTCCAGGACACCATCGGCAACAATATCCGCATCGGCAATATGCAGGCGACCCAGGCGGAGATTGAAGCTGCAGCCAGACGGGCCTGCTGCCATGAATTTATCTCGGCATTGCCACTGGGCTATGATACTCCGGTAGGCGAGGGCGGATCGACCTTGTCAGGAGGAGAGAAGCAGCGGGTATCCATTGCCCGCGCTCTGCTGAAGGACGCCTCCATTGTTCTGCTCGATGAAGCTACAGCTTCGCTGGACCCGGAGAACGAGACAGCGGTGCAGCAGGCGATCAATGAGCTGGTAGCCGACAAGACGGTAATTCTTATTGCCCACCGGCTGAAGACCATCCGGAATGCAGACAAGATTATTGTGCTTGATCAGGGGGAGCTCGTGGAGGAGGGGACACATGATGAGCTGCTGGAGCTTAGCGGATTATACAAGCAGCTATGGGATACCCAGCAGGGGACCGAGGGCTGGAGAGTGAAGTAACGGATGCAAACAGACAACCCCACAAAGCGGGACCCCGGAAATCACCCCCACAAAGTGATGCCAATTCTTGGATGCTGATTCAAGTACTTTGCGGGGACCCCGGGATATTTAAATTCTTATATTTTAAAAAAGAGCGCCTGCGGACATGGTCTGCAGGCGTTCTTTTTTAATAAATGGACGGCAGTGACTCCGCCCGGAGTTGGCTAGTGCTTCTGCCCGCCCTCGGCGTTCAGCTTGGCAATCAGCTTGTCGCCTTCGACATCGAGGTTCGGCAGCAGGCGGTCAAGCCCTTTCGGCAGCCACCAGGCCTTGTCGCCGAAGACGGCCATTACAGCCGGAACGAGCGTCATGCGGATGATAAAGGCATCGATCAGAATACCGAAGGCCAGGGCGAAGCCGATCTGCTTAATCATGGCATCCGGCGCGAAGATGAAGCCGGCGAAGACGGAGACCATGATTACGCCGGCAGCCAGCACAACGCGGCTGGCCAGATCGTAGCCGTGTACGACGCTGTCATTGCCGTGGCGGCCATGAACATAAGCTTCACGCATGGAGCTGACCAGGAATACCTGATAATCCATAGCCAGCCCGTAGAGAATACCGGTGACGAGGATCGGCATGAAGCTGAGCAGCGGTCCGCCGGTATCGAAGCCGAACAGGGAATGCAGCCAGCCCCACTGGTAGACAGCGGTAGTTACGCCGAAGGTGGCGAGAATACTTAATACAAAGCCGACAGTCGCTTTGATTGGAACGATGAT encodes:
- a CDS encoding ABC transporter ATP-binding protein, translating into MKARSEALGLLKIVSGKKGLLATASIFSTLSSLLQIVPFIAVYRIIEELLLHARDISGVDKDLIVQCGIIALLSLLGSLITLYIGGMCSHIAAFNILYELRVQLSDHVAKVPMGYHTRTATGELKKIIETSVEKIEKFIAHQLPDLVVAVVVPLLLLGYLFWLDWVMALVLLLPIGAGFWLQARVFGSEGGQKAYREFQYAIEEMNATGVEYVRGMPAVKVFGIAADSFLTFRDAVTRYRDISLKITNLCKTSYSLFFVIIGSLFVFAVPAGILLASGEAGNQSFAVTMILFLLISPSLSAPLLKLLYLGGGMREIVEGNKRIAAVFAEQPVCEPEAPKVPAGHDIVFDNVSFAYEPEDSTNYKPILSGISFTARAGEMTALVGPSGGGKSTIASLLLRFWDVQQGVIKIGGVPVQEMGTEKLMDTVSFVFQDVHLFYDTIEENIRMGNTSATKEEVIAAAKTACCHEFIERLESGYETRIGEGGTYLSGGEAQRVAIARALLKNAPILVLDEATAYADAENERKIQQGLAELVKGKTVLIIAHRLSTIQGAEQILVVKQGQITERGTHEELRAKQGLYEVMWQSHITAASWRLGEGRQG
- a CDS encoding phosphotransferase, with the translated sequence MYGLNGCNFRQIPPHAGGRNLVYACEQEGADVTILRITFLPDRSREDCLAETEYVRYLFEHGASVSNVISSRQGKLVEEITHHNHKFYICLFDKAKGHLLADNHYQYREGVPLSEYFYNCGKVLGKMHQLSKEYTPVHPRYSFFDKYNPGYIDQLIPGSLSLLKEKLAELLRALEGFGRNQESFGMNHFDFNDGNYFIDFGTGQITVYDFDNSCYCPYMFDLASVWGNGMGWVQHEPDAGKRKKFMEEYFATVLTGYRSETLLDPSLLDALPLFIQANFLENIIDAFEVMRNNGEVPECDEELAYRIKCLVDDIPYFGFFHEIYSSEAPFEL
- a CDS encoding phosphotransferase-like protein gives rise to the protein MEQGMIVLLNGTSSSGKTSISNELINQKEILFHHLSVDDFVKGFFNHTFTDIEPARELGQEAIAQIMFGPLITTYYSTVKLFSEMGLNVIVDTVIDNDKWFNQCLELFADQPVLFVGVICSKEELIRREQLRGDRNIGLAAAQFSTVYSMDEYDLKVHTEEMSPSECAGMILDFIRSGKEYTVFKQLHKRDVSVS
- a CDS encoding ABC transporter ATP-binding protein yields the protein MNNYFYNISGGSPRSLLPSALAAILDGIAKVVPAALLVDIFNTIYRSFAEPEAGLNLGRMWTVCIILLAWLVVEYAAYSYLYDKTYKAAYGLAASGRLSLAEHVRHLSLGFFGRRDPGDITNLLLSDYGQVEQTISHNVPQLISAVVLPVLALGGLLLVDWRMALAMFAAMPLGVLLLWLTDSLQARLSERHVRAKNEAASRLQEYLSGIREIKAHNMGGKRFERLRLSFDELKRASISLEGIMGPMIMGAMLLARSGLTLMIITGSYTLAGGNLTLPVFLLFLLVGTKIFEPLSVVLMNYGEMRYSAYSAKRIMDVRQEQPLPGEGTVPCGAPIVFDHVTFGYDAEKPVLKNLSFTIQPKTITALVGPSGSGKSTVTRLIARFWEIQGGTIYIGEQPLHSADPEQLLSEISMVFQDVYLFQDTIGNNIRIGNMQATQAEIEAAARRACCHEFISALPLGYDTPVGEGGSTLSGGEKQRVSIARALLKDASIVLLDEATASLDPENETAVQQAINELVADKTVILIAHRLKTIRNADKIIVLDQGELVEEGTHDELLELSGLYKQLWDTQQGTEGWRVK